cgttatttttttaagaaTCTAAAGGTCAGGGATTTATTATTCGGTTGTACTActttttcatatttttttttaacttttttgatgatatatatttatatatactgtttctcaacaataatatatatcttaCAAGTATTATTaagattattgtttttcaatcgttaatatcatatattataaaataaggttgatatattattatattatacatgtattttatatgaaaaagaatgcattattatttatatttttttaagttaaaatttttgttcAACACAGGAAAAATCTAGTCACTATCACTAGAATCTTCATCACTACCACttgaattttcttcatAAACTAATTGTTCACCACTGTCTTTCACTTCAGGTAACTCTAAATCTTTGTGACTTTCAGTGTTTTCAGCTGATActtcttcatcaaaaataatCTTCTTATTTGAAACGACTGGTagattttcaatttctgaTGAAACGCCATTCAAATTATTCACACTAGCATCGCCATTTTCATAATTATCTGTTAATAATGTACCATCGATGGAAATCACTCTACCCTTTGTGAAAACGTTTCTTATTTTGAACTTTAATTTACCATCGATGTTTTCACCATTTCCATCAACCCAATGGCCCATTGATGTGTTATGTTTAGTAGTGCCAGCTTCGTTTGAAGTGTTTTCAGTTTCGCCTTCCTCAGTTTCATCCCAATCATCGAAATGCTCCTCATTTTGTATAAATGTCCAATCATCTggtatataatttttattaatgcTTGCATTAAAAGCATCGTGTATCAATAAACCAATATGTGAAACGGATTGAATGAAACACCAACCTTCAATTATATCTCCAACTTGCGGTTGCCATACAAACATGTCACAATTGCACCAACAAAAGCCAAATGGAGTATCGGCTGTTattttaatcaatttttcatgAGAATCAGGCGGATTACTTGGATCAGAATCTAAAATTCTAACATTTTGATAACCTAGAACCACACCATTCACCTTAGGATTATATTTCATCACCATTGGATTCAGATGTTGCTTCATAACACCTTGAGCTGGGTTGTTGGCATATATTGGAGCGACAGAAACGTATAATGA
The Tetrapisispora phaffii CBS 4417 chromosome 8, complete genome DNA segment above includes these coding regions:
- the RPA43 gene encoding DNA-directed RNA polymerase I subunit RPA43 (similar to Saccharomyces cerevisiae RPA43 (YOR340C); ancestral locus Anc_7.52), with the translated sequence MSKRSADSSAVAKFIKKHKNSIPNPVDYESGISNCILRVPISLYVSVAPIYANNPAQGVMKQHLNPMVMKYNPKVNGVVLGYQNVRILDSDPSNPPDSHEKLIKITADTPFGFCWCNCDMFVWQPQVGDIIEGWCFIQSVSHIGLLIHDAFNASINKNYIPDDWTFIQNEEHFDDWDETEEGETENTSNEAGTTKHNTSMGHWVDGNGENIDGKLKFKIRNVFTKGRVISIDGTLLTDNYENGDASVNNLNGVSSEIENLPVVSNKKIIFDEEVSAENTESHKDLELPEVKDSGEQLVYEENSSGSDEDSSDSD